The sequence AGTCTGAAGCCGCCTTTTATCGTCGTGAGTTAAGTGACCTGAAGAACCGCAGCTACGGGCTGGACCAGATGGTCGGCGAAAGCCCGGCTATGCAGCGACTCAAGCAGCAAATCGTGAAAGTCGCACCAATGGATGTTGCTATCCTTTTTACAGGGGAAAGCGGCACCGGCAAGGAACTCGCTGCGCATGCCATCCACAAGCTGAGCCCCCGACGCGATGCCACAATGGTAATGGTCAACGCAGCCGCACTGCCAGCTACGCTGGTCGAGAGCGAACTGTTCGGCTATGAGGCCGGCTCGTTTACGGGTGCAGAGCGCAAAGGCAGAAAAGGTAAGATCGAGCAAGCTGATAACGGCACGCTGTTTTTCGACGAGGTGGGCGATATGCCCTCCGAAGTCCAGGTAAAGTTGCTACGCGTTTTGCAGGACGGTTCGTTTCAACGGGTCGGCGGGAACGAGTCGCATCACTCGAACTTCCGGCTCGTCACGGCCAGCAATCGGAACTTCGAGGCGATGATCGCCGATGGTACTTTCCGGCTGGATCTTTTTTACCGTATCGGTGCTGTCACGATTCGGCTTCCGTCACTACGGGAAAGGCTTGAAGACATTCCTTTGCTGGCTGAAATGGCGCTTAAGCAGTTTACAGATCGACACGGACAACGTCCGAAGACACTCTCAGATCAGGCACTGGCATTCTTGAAAGGCCAACGCTGGCCTGGTAACGTACGCCAGCTGATTCATATGGTAGAGCGTGCGGCGATATTTACCGAGTCCGATGTGATCGAACCTGCCGATTTCGGACACATTGATTCAGATGCTTCCGAAGTGTCCCAGGCAGCACCTTCATTTACGTTCGAGGATAAGATTGCACCCGAACCAAAGGCAGAACCTGCGGAACCGGCAGAACCGATGCGCGTCAGCCGCGCTGTCGAACAAGTGGAAGAACAACTCATTCGTCAGGCATTGGCGCGCTGCCGTGGTAACAAAAAGCAGGTTGCTACTGAGCTCGGCATCTCACGTTCCTATCTTTATAAGCGCCTGGCGCAAATGCATGTTTCAGAGTCGGAAGGCTAAACTAAACATGGGTAGCGATCACTCTCTATCACACCGTTGTCATCGACCCGGAATCTGCTTTGCGCCGCTTTATAATAATGCTTCGTAATACCGCTTATAAATATTCCCCAGCCAAAGCCAATTCCTTGATTTCATCAGCCACGATCTGTTGCTGACCGCCGCTGAGCTGGTTGGCAGGTTGATTCGCCCGTTCAGCAAGGAAAATTTCCATCTGCCGGGAACGTTGGGTTCGCCCGAAGGTGACACATGCCAGAGGCACAATTCAAAGATATAACACGTGTCCCCACGACGCAATTCTTATGTCTGCAACGAGGGCAATAGTCTTTCGTTTGTCTTCGGTAAAGACACCCAAAGACTTACTTTGCGATCAGGTCAGCTCAATGCAGGGCCAGCTATCGCCAGTCTCCATTTAGCGTGAGACACTCACCATGGTATGGCACAGAGTTTGCTGAAGGACTTCAAATATCCACGCCTGAGCGAGCAACATAATGTCCACACTACAAAAACAATTGCCTATGAATGATCTGCCTGTGAAGTCGACACCGGCGCTTGATCTGTTGGCCGGAGTGAAAGTTCTCGATCTCACCTCATCGGTTGCCGGCCCTTATGCTGGCCAGTTGCTTGCCGACATGGGCGCTACCGTCGTCAAGGTGGAAAAGCCCGGGAAAGGTGATGATGCACGCGCTTGGGGACCTCCTTTTCTGCACAGCGAATCGCTATGGTTTATGAGCGTTAATCGGGGCAAACATAGCATTACCCTGGATTTCAGCGTACCGGAAGGACGGGACGTTCTGCGCAAACTGGTGGCCGAATGCGACGTGATTCTGATTAATCTGGTCGCGCGAGTACAGCGCAAATTAGGTGTAGATGCAGAATCGCTGCGCTTGTGGAACCCGTGCCTGATCCATGTTTCAGTGACAGGTTTTGGTCTCCTCGGAGCA is a genomic window of Glaciimonas sp. PAMC28666 containing:
- a CDS encoding sigma-54-dependent Fis family transcriptional regulator, giving the protein MKIPDISPAGSTPNSLRGVLILGADGKELAAGGIAAEGEMAARIVRGWHDARRNQQHLFSIDGPDGSDVVVVVLPTPDATILVAMQREGRDALFELVASIDFGGDILAHLLTNPFEALTVVDREGVLRYMNPVHERFFGLKAGSAAGRHVTDVIENTRLHHVAATGKAEIGLIQEMRGVARVVTRNPIRNSRGEMVGAIGQIMFKGPEQLRALSGELAKVKSEAAFYRRELSDLKNRSYGLDQMVGESPAMQRLKQQIVKVAPMDVAILFTGESGTGKELAAHAIHKLSPRRDATMVMVNAAALPATLVESELFGYEAGSFTGAERKGRKGKIEQADNGTLFFDEVGDMPSEVQVKLLRVLQDGSFQRVGGNESHHSNFRLVTASNRNFEAMIADGTFRLDLFYRIGAVTIRLPSLRERLEDIPLLAEMALKQFTDRHGQRPKTLSDQALAFLKGQRWPGNVRQLIHMVERAAIFTESDVIEPADFGHIDSDASEVSQAAPSFTFEDKIAPEPKAEPAEPAEPMRVSRAVEQVEEQLIRQALARCRGNKKQVATELGISRSYLYKRLAQMHVSESEG